One window of the Saccopteryx bilineata isolate mSacBil1 chromosome 2, mSacBil1_pri_phased_curated, whole genome shotgun sequence genome contains the following:
- the NSMF gene encoding NMDA receptor synaptonuclear signaling and neuronal migration factor isoform X3, with amino-acid sequence MGAAASRRRALRSEAMSSVAAKVRAARAFGEYLSQSHPENRNGADHLLADAYSGHDGSPEMQPAPQNKRRLSLVSNGRYEGSLSEEAVIGKPAGEGPQPRVYTISGEPALLPSPESESIELAVVKGRRHHREQRPHHHSQPLRASPGGSHEDVSTPCQSWAGSRQGSKECPGCTQLAPGPSPRAFGLDQPPLPPATSRRKKLERMYSVDRVSDDTHTPIRTWFPKENLFSFQTATTTMQAVFRGYAERKRRKREHDSASVIQRNFRKHLRMVGSRRVKAQSNDLQSSHCTLGEAFEDLDWETEKALEAVACDTEGFLPPKVMLISSKVPKAEYIPTIIRRDDPSIIPILYDHEHATFEDILEEIEKKLNIYHKGAKIWKMLIFCQGGPGHLYLLKNKVATFAKVEKEEDMIHFWKRLSRLMSKVNPEPNVIHIMGCYILGNPNGEKLFQNLRTLMTPYRVIFESPLELSAQGKRMIETYFDFRLYRLWKSRQHSKLLDFEDVL; translated from the exons ATGGGCGCTGCCGCCTCCCGGAGGAGGGCGCTGCGGAGCGAGGCCATGTCCTCCGTGGCGGCCAAAGTGCG AGCCGCCCGAGCTTTCGGCGAGTACCTGTCCCAAAGTCACCCTGAGAACCGGAACGGTGCAG ACCACCTGCTGGCTGACGCCTACTCTGGCCACGACGGGTCCCCCGAGATGCAACCAGCTCCCCAGAACAAGCGCCGCCTCTCCCTCGTCTCCAACGGCCGCTATGAGGGCAGCCTCTCGGAGGAGGCAGTCATCGGGAAGCCGGCCGGGGAGGGCCCTCAGCCCCGTGTGTACACCATCTCTGGGGAGCCGGCCCTGTTGCCCAGCCCAGAGTCCGAGTCCATTGAGCTGGCTGTGGTGAAGGGGCGGCGGCACCACCGGGAGCAGCGCCCCCACCACCACAGCCAGCCCCTGCGTGCCAGCCCAGGTGGCAGCCACGAGGATGTCAGCACACCCTGCCAGAGCTGGGCGGGCAGCCGCCAGGGCTCCAAGGAATGTCCAGGATGCACCCAGCTGGCCCCTGGCCCTTCCCCTCGGGCCTTTGGGCTGGACCAgccccctctgcccccagccACCAGCCGCCGCAAGAAGTTGGAGAGGATGTACAGCGTTGACCGTGTATCTG ATGACACCCACACCCCCATCCGCACCTGGTTCCCCAAGGAAAACCTCTTCAGCTTCCAGACAGCAACCACAACTATGCAAGC GGTGTTCAGGGGCTACGCGGAGAGGAAGCGCCGGAAACGGGAGCATGATTCCGCGTCTGTAATCCAGAG GAACTTTCGAAAACACCTGCGCATGGTTGGCAGCCGGAGAGTGAAGGCCCAGA GTAATGACCTGCAGAGCTCACACTGCACCTTGGGCGAGGCTTTCGAAGACCTGGACTGGGAGACTGAGAAGGCCCTGGAGGCTGTGGCCTGTGACACTGAGGGCTTCTTGCCCCCCAAGGTCATG CTCATCTCCTCCAAGGTGCCCAAAGCCGAGTACATCCCCACCATCATCCGCAGGGACGACCCCTCCATCATCCCCATCCTCTAC GACCATGAGCACGCGACCTTCGAGGACATCCTGG aggagatagagaagaagCTGAACATCTACCACAAGGGTGCCAAGATCTGGAAGATGCTCATATTCTGCCAG GGCGGCCCTGGACACCTGTACCTGCTCAAGAACAAGGTGGCCACCTTTGCCAAagtggagaaggaggaagacaTGATCCa cttCTGGAAGCGGTTGAGCCGCTTGATGAGCAAAGTGAACCCAGAGCCAAACGTCATCCACATCATGGGCTGCTACATTCTGGGGAACCCCAACGGGGAGAAG cTGTTCCAGAATCTCAGGACCCTCATGACCCCTTACAGGGTCATCTTTGAGTCCCCCCTGGAGCTGTCGGCCCAAG ggaAGCGGATGATCGAGACCTACTTCGACTTCCGTCTGTACCGCCTGTGGAAGAGCCGCCAGCACTCGAAGCTGCTGGACTTCGAGGATGTTCTGTGA
- the NSMF gene encoding NMDA receptor synaptonuclear signaling and neuronal migration factor isoform X4, with product MGAAASRRRALRSEAMSSVAAKVRAARAFGEYLSQSHPENRNGADHLLADAYSGHDGSPEMQPAPQNKRRLSLVSNGRYEGSLSEEAVIGKPAGEGPQPRVYTISGEPALLPSPESESIELAVVKGRRHHREQRPHHHSQPLRASPGGSHEDVSTPCQSWAGSRQGSKECPGCTQLAPGPSPRAFGLDQPPLPPATSRRKKLERMYSVDRVSDDTHTPIRTWFPKENLFSFQTATTTMQANFRKHLRMVGSRRVKAQSNDLQSSHCTLGEAFEDLDWETEKALEAVACDTEGFLPPKVMLISSKVPKAEYIPTIIRRDDPSIIPILYDHEHATFEDILEEIEKKLNIYHKGAKIWKMLIFCQGGPGHLYLLKNKVATFAKVEKEEDMIHFWKRLSRLMSKVNPEPNVIHIMGCYILGNPNGEKLFQNLRTLMTPYRVIFESPLELSAQGKRMIETYFDFRLYRLWKSRQHSKLLDFEDVL from the exons ATGGGCGCTGCCGCCTCCCGGAGGAGGGCGCTGCGGAGCGAGGCCATGTCCTCCGTGGCGGCCAAAGTGCG AGCCGCCCGAGCTTTCGGCGAGTACCTGTCCCAAAGTCACCCTGAGAACCGGAACGGTGCAG ACCACCTGCTGGCTGACGCCTACTCTGGCCACGACGGGTCCCCCGAGATGCAACCAGCTCCCCAGAACAAGCGCCGCCTCTCCCTCGTCTCCAACGGCCGCTATGAGGGCAGCCTCTCGGAGGAGGCAGTCATCGGGAAGCCGGCCGGGGAGGGCCCTCAGCCCCGTGTGTACACCATCTCTGGGGAGCCGGCCCTGTTGCCCAGCCCAGAGTCCGAGTCCATTGAGCTGGCTGTGGTGAAGGGGCGGCGGCACCACCGGGAGCAGCGCCCCCACCACCACAGCCAGCCCCTGCGTGCCAGCCCAGGTGGCAGCCACGAGGATGTCAGCACACCCTGCCAGAGCTGGGCGGGCAGCCGCCAGGGCTCCAAGGAATGTCCAGGATGCACCCAGCTGGCCCCTGGCCCTTCCCCTCGGGCCTTTGGGCTGGACCAgccccctctgcccccagccACCAGCCGCCGCAAGAAGTTGGAGAGGATGTACAGCGTTGACCGTGTATCTG ATGACACCCACACCCCCATCCGCACCTGGTTCCCCAAGGAAAACCTCTTCAGCTTCCAGACAGCAACCACAACTATGCAAGC GAACTTTCGAAAACACCTGCGCATGGTTGGCAGCCGGAGAGTGAAGGCCCAGA GTAATGACCTGCAGAGCTCACACTGCACCTTGGGCGAGGCTTTCGAAGACCTGGACTGGGAGACTGAGAAGGCCCTGGAGGCTGTGGCCTGTGACACTGAGGGCTTCTTGCCCCCCAAGGTCATG CTCATCTCCTCCAAGGTGCCCAAAGCCGAGTACATCCCCACCATCATCCGCAGGGACGACCCCTCCATCATCCCCATCCTCTAC GACCATGAGCACGCGACCTTCGAGGACATCCTGG aggagatagagaagaagCTGAACATCTACCACAAGGGTGCCAAGATCTGGAAGATGCTCATATTCTGCCAG GGCGGCCCTGGACACCTGTACCTGCTCAAGAACAAGGTGGCCACCTTTGCCAAagtggagaaggaggaagacaTGATCCa cttCTGGAAGCGGTTGAGCCGCTTGATGAGCAAAGTGAACCCAGAGCCAAACGTCATCCACATCATGGGCTGCTACATTCTGGGGAACCCCAACGGGGAGAAG cTGTTCCAGAATCTCAGGACCCTCATGACCCCTTACAGGGTCATCTTTGAGTCCCCCCTGGAGCTGTCGGCCCAAG ggaAGCGGATGATCGAGACCTACTTCGACTTCCGTCTGTACCGCCTGTGGAAGAGCCGCCAGCACTCGAAGCTGCTGGACTTCGAGGATGTTCTGTGA
- the NSMF gene encoding NMDA receptor synaptonuclear signaling and neuronal migration factor isoform X1 has translation MGAAASRRRALRSEAMSSVAAKVRAARAFGEYLSQSHPENRNGADHLLADAYSGHDGSPEMQPAPQNKRRLSLVSNGRYEGSLSEEAVIGKPAGEGPQPRVYTISGEPALLPSPESESIELAVVKGRRHHREQRPHHHSQPLRASPGGSHEDVSTPCQSWAGSRQGSKECPGCTQLAPGPSPRAFGLDQPPLPPATSRRKKLERMYSVDRVSDDTHTPIRTWFPKENLFSFQTATTTMQAVFRGYAERKRRKREHDSASVIQRNFRKHLRMVGSRRVKAQTFAERRERSFSRSWSDPTPMKADTSHDSRDSNDLQSSHCTLGEAFEDLDWETEKALEAVACDTEGFLPPKVMLISSKVPKAEYIPTIIRRDDPSIIPILYDHEHATFEDILEEIEKKLNIYHKGAKIWKMLIFCQGGPGHLYLLKNKVATFAKVEKEEDMIHFWKRLSRLMSKVNPEPNVIHIMGCYILGNPNGEKLFQNLRTLMTPYRVIFESPLELSAQGKRMIETYFDFRLYRLWKSRQHSKLLDFEDVL, from the exons ATGGGCGCTGCCGCCTCCCGGAGGAGGGCGCTGCGGAGCGAGGCCATGTCCTCCGTGGCGGCCAAAGTGCG AGCCGCCCGAGCTTTCGGCGAGTACCTGTCCCAAAGTCACCCTGAGAACCGGAACGGTGCAG ACCACCTGCTGGCTGACGCCTACTCTGGCCACGACGGGTCCCCCGAGATGCAACCAGCTCCCCAGAACAAGCGCCGCCTCTCCCTCGTCTCCAACGGCCGCTATGAGGGCAGCCTCTCGGAGGAGGCAGTCATCGGGAAGCCGGCCGGGGAGGGCCCTCAGCCCCGTGTGTACACCATCTCTGGGGAGCCGGCCCTGTTGCCCAGCCCAGAGTCCGAGTCCATTGAGCTGGCTGTGGTGAAGGGGCGGCGGCACCACCGGGAGCAGCGCCCCCACCACCACAGCCAGCCCCTGCGTGCCAGCCCAGGTGGCAGCCACGAGGATGTCAGCACACCCTGCCAGAGCTGGGCGGGCAGCCGCCAGGGCTCCAAGGAATGTCCAGGATGCACCCAGCTGGCCCCTGGCCCTTCCCCTCGGGCCTTTGGGCTGGACCAgccccctctgcccccagccACCAGCCGCCGCAAGAAGTTGGAGAGGATGTACAGCGTTGACCGTGTATCTG ATGACACCCACACCCCCATCCGCACCTGGTTCCCCAAGGAAAACCTCTTCAGCTTCCAGACAGCAACCACAACTATGCAAGC GGTGTTCAGGGGCTACGCGGAGAGGAAGCGCCGGAAACGGGAGCATGATTCCGCGTCTGTAATCCAGAG GAACTTTCGAAAACACCTGCGCATGGTTGGCAGCCGGAGAGTGAAGGCCCAGA CGTTCGCAGAGCGGCGCGAGCGGAGCTTCAGCCGGTCCTGGAGCGACCCCACCCCCATGAAAGCCGACACTTCCCACGACTCCCGAGACA GTAATGACCTGCAGAGCTCACACTGCACCTTGGGCGAGGCTTTCGAAGACCTGGACTGGGAGACTGAGAAGGCCCTGGAGGCTGTGGCCTGTGACACTGAGGGCTTCTTGCCCCCCAAGGTCATG CTCATCTCCTCCAAGGTGCCCAAAGCCGAGTACATCCCCACCATCATCCGCAGGGACGACCCCTCCATCATCCCCATCCTCTAC GACCATGAGCACGCGACCTTCGAGGACATCCTGG aggagatagagaagaagCTGAACATCTACCACAAGGGTGCCAAGATCTGGAAGATGCTCATATTCTGCCAG GGCGGCCCTGGACACCTGTACCTGCTCAAGAACAAGGTGGCCACCTTTGCCAAagtggagaaggaggaagacaTGATCCa cttCTGGAAGCGGTTGAGCCGCTTGATGAGCAAAGTGAACCCAGAGCCAAACGTCATCCACATCATGGGCTGCTACATTCTGGGGAACCCCAACGGGGAGAAG cTGTTCCAGAATCTCAGGACCCTCATGACCCCTTACAGGGTCATCTTTGAGTCCCCCCTGGAGCTGTCGGCCCAAG ggaAGCGGATGATCGAGACCTACTTCGACTTCCGTCTGTACCGCCTGTGGAAGAGCCGCCAGCACTCGAAGCTGCTGGACTTCGAGGATGTTCTGTGA
- the NSMF gene encoding NMDA receptor synaptonuclear signaling and neuronal migration factor isoform X2, producing MGAAASRRRALRSEAMSSVAAKVRAARAFGEYLSQSHPENRNGADHLLADAYSGHDGSPEMQPAPQNKRRLSLVSNGRYEGSLSEEAVIGKPAGEGPQPRVYTISGEPALLPSPESESIELAVVKGRRHHREQRPHHHSQPLRASPGGSHEDVSTPCQSWAGSRQGSKECPGCTQLAPGPSPRAFGLDQPPLPPATSRRKKLERMYSVDRVSDDTHTPIRTWFPKENLFSFQTATTTMQANFRKHLRMVGSRRVKAQTFAERRERSFSRSWSDPTPMKADTSHDSRDSNDLQSSHCTLGEAFEDLDWETEKALEAVACDTEGFLPPKVMLISSKVPKAEYIPTIIRRDDPSIIPILYDHEHATFEDILEEIEKKLNIYHKGAKIWKMLIFCQGGPGHLYLLKNKVATFAKVEKEEDMIHFWKRLSRLMSKVNPEPNVIHIMGCYILGNPNGEKLFQNLRTLMTPYRVIFESPLELSAQGKRMIETYFDFRLYRLWKSRQHSKLLDFEDVL from the exons ATGGGCGCTGCCGCCTCCCGGAGGAGGGCGCTGCGGAGCGAGGCCATGTCCTCCGTGGCGGCCAAAGTGCG AGCCGCCCGAGCTTTCGGCGAGTACCTGTCCCAAAGTCACCCTGAGAACCGGAACGGTGCAG ACCACCTGCTGGCTGACGCCTACTCTGGCCACGACGGGTCCCCCGAGATGCAACCAGCTCCCCAGAACAAGCGCCGCCTCTCCCTCGTCTCCAACGGCCGCTATGAGGGCAGCCTCTCGGAGGAGGCAGTCATCGGGAAGCCGGCCGGGGAGGGCCCTCAGCCCCGTGTGTACACCATCTCTGGGGAGCCGGCCCTGTTGCCCAGCCCAGAGTCCGAGTCCATTGAGCTGGCTGTGGTGAAGGGGCGGCGGCACCACCGGGAGCAGCGCCCCCACCACCACAGCCAGCCCCTGCGTGCCAGCCCAGGTGGCAGCCACGAGGATGTCAGCACACCCTGCCAGAGCTGGGCGGGCAGCCGCCAGGGCTCCAAGGAATGTCCAGGATGCACCCAGCTGGCCCCTGGCCCTTCCCCTCGGGCCTTTGGGCTGGACCAgccccctctgcccccagccACCAGCCGCCGCAAGAAGTTGGAGAGGATGTACAGCGTTGACCGTGTATCTG ATGACACCCACACCCCCATCCGCACCTGGTTCCCCAAGGAAAACCTCTTCAGCTTCCAGACAGCAACCACAACTATGCAAGC GAACTTTCGAAAACACCTGCGCATGGTTGGCAGCCGGAGAGTGAAGGCCCAGA CGTTCGCAGAGCGGCGCGAGCGGAGCTTCAGCCGGTCCTGGAGCGACCCCACCCCCATGAAAGCCGACACTTCCCACGACTCCCGAGACA GTAATGACCTGCAGAGCTCACACTGCACCTTGGGCGAGGCTTTCGAAGACCTGGACTGGGAGACTGAGAAGGCCCTGGAGGCTGTGGCCTGTGACACTGAGGGCTTCTTGCCCCCCAAGGTCATG CTCATCTCCTCCAAGGTGCCCAAAGCCGAGTACATCCCCACCATCATCCGCAGGGACGACCCCTCCATCATCCCCATCCTCTAC GACCATGAGCACGCGACCTTCGAGGACATCCTGG aggagatagagaagaagCTGAACATCTACCACAAGGGTGCCAAGATCTGGAAGATGCTCATATTCTGCCAG GGCGGCCCTGGACACCTGTACCTGCTCAAGAACAAGGTGGCCACCTTTGCCAAagtggagaaggaggaagacaTGATCCa cttCTGGAAGCGGTTGAGCCGCTTGATGAGCAAAGTGAACCCAGAGCCAAACGTCATCCACATCATGGGCTGCTACATTCTGGGGAACCCCAACGGGGAGAAG cTGTTCCAGAATCTCAGGACCCTCATGACCCCTTACAGGGTCATCTTTGAGTCCCCCCTGGAGCTGTCGGCCCAAG ggaAGCGGATGATCGAGACCTACTTCGACTTCCGTCTGTACCGCCTGTGGAAGAGCCGCCAGCACTCGAAGCTGCTGGACTTCGAGGATGTTCTGTGA